In the genome of Hymenobacter cellulosivorans, one region contains:
- a CDS encoding winged helix-turn-helix transcriptional regulator has product MALSQEKIILNCPFRQTLDVLEGKWKFAIIHSLLLHGTMRFKALERDVEGITARMLIKELKLLEAHGIVHRRAYATVPPTVEYSLTECGQSLEPIIQAIQAWGIQNQAVITQSKISTARKTPAAARKA; this is encoded by the coding sequence ATGGCACTTAGTCAGGAGAAAATAATTTTGAATTGTCCGTTCCGGCAAACCCTCGACGTGCTGGAAGGCAAGTGGAAGTTTGCCATCATTCACAGCTTGCTGCTCCACGGTACCATGCGTTTTAAAGCCCTGGAGCGGGACGTGGAAGGCATTACGGCCCGCATGCTTATCAAGGAGCTCAAGCTGCTCGAAGCCCATGGCATCGTGCATCGGCGGGCCTACGCTACCGTGCCGCCAACCGTGGAATACAGCCTCACCGAGTGTGGACAGTCGCTGGAGCCGATTATTCAGGCTATTCAGGCCTGGGGAATTCAAAACCAGGCAGTCATCACTCAAAGCAAAATCAGCACTGCCCGCAAAACGCCGGCCGCCGCACGTAAGGCCTGA
- a CDS encoding serine hydrolase — protein sequence MKYLLLLLLFVMLLAPPPATAQQLYFPPATGTTWATVAPSTLGWCPAAQDSLLGFLGRKNTKSFLILKDGRLALEQYFGTYTQDSVWYWASAGKSLTAVLVGLAQQEGLLSIDDTTSRFLGRGWTSAPAAKERLIQLRHQLTMTAGLDDTPPAPCDTESSAAACLRYRADAGTRWAYHTGAYRLLQDEIARASNLTINQYTTQRLGSRIGMAGLWRNYVFYSRARDMARFGLLILARGSWNGTAVLRDTAYFRRMTCPSQPFNRSYGYLWWLNGQPSYMLPQSQLTFSGPLVPTAPPDMIAALGKNDQKIYVVPSLGLVVVRQGHSAEAPKLAVSSFDTELWRYIMQLYCRPLATTPPQPAARLQLYPNPTSQYLELRPSAAVAAGQQVRYLDGQGREIGRQPLRPEGLTVAVAAWPAGLYLVQVLDAQGVVLSSQRVVRQ from the coding sequence ATGAAATACCTGCTACTCCTGCTTCTGTTCGTAATGCTGCTTGCCCCACCACCGGCTACGGCTCAGCAGCTTTACTTTCCCCCTGCGACGGGCACTACCTGGGCCACGGTAGCGCCGTCAACGCTGGGCTGGTGCCCGGCGGCCCAGGATTCGCTGCTGGGTTTTCTGGGGCGTAAGAATACAAAGTCGTTTCTGATTCTCAAGGACGGTCGCCTGGCCCTGGAACAGTATTTCGGTACCTACACCCAGGATTCGGTGTGGTACTGGGCCTCGGCTGGCAAGTCGCTGACGGCGGTGCTGGTGGGCCTGGCCCAGCAGGAAGGCCTGCTGAGCATCGACGACACGACGTCGCGCTTTCTGGGCCGGGGTTGGACCTCGGCTCCCGCTGCCAAGGAACGGCTGATACAGCTGCGCCACCAGCTCACTATGACCGCCGGCCTCGACGACACCCCGCCCGCACCCTGCGACACTGAAAGCTCCGCGGCCGCCTGCCTGCGCTACCGCGCCGACGCGGGCACCCGCTGGGCCTACCATACCGGCGCTTACCGTTTGCTGCAGGACGAAATTGCGAGGGCCAGCAACCTAACCATCAACCAATACACCACCCAACGCCTGGGCAGCCGCATCGGTATGGCAGGCTTGTGGCGCAACTACGTGTTCTACAGCCGGGCCCGCGACATGGCTCGTTTTGGCCTGCTCATCCTGGCCCGCGGCTCCTGGAACGGCACGGCCGTGCTGCGCGACACGGCCTACTTCCGCCGCATGACGTGCCCTTCCCAGCCGTTCAACCGCTCCTACGGCTATTTGTGGTGGCTCAACGGGCAACCCTCCTACATGCTGCCCCAGAGCCAGCTGACCTTCAGCGGCCCGCTCGTGCCCACGGCCCCGCCCGACATGATTGCAGCCCTGGGCAAAAACGACCAGAAAATCTACGTGGTGCCTAGCCTGGGACTGGTAGTCGTGCGCCAGGGCCACTCGGCGGAGGCGCCCAAACTGGCCGTGTCCTCGTTTGATACCGAGCTTTGGCGCTACATTATGCAGCTGTATTGCCGGCCGCTGGCAACGACACCACCCCAACCAGCCGCCCGTTTGCAGCTGTACCCCAACCCGACCAGCCAATACCTGGAGCTACGGCCCAGCGCGGCCGTAGCTGCGGGCCAGCAGGTGCGGTACCTGGATGGGCAGGGGCGCGAAATCGGGCGGCAACCGCTACGGCCGGAGGGTCTTACGGTGGCGGTAGCGGCGTGGCCGGCCGGGCTGTATCTGGTGCAGGTCCTGGACGCCCAAGGAGTAGTGCTGAGCTCCCAGCGCGTAGTCAGGCAGTAG
- a CDS encoding glutamate--tRNA ligase family protein: MPYSAPVVSRLAPTPSGYLHLGNAVNFLLTWLIVRRGYGVLHLRIDDLDRARLRPAYVENIFRTIEWLGIDYDHGPSSPEDFERNFSQLHHLGEYEDFLQALRQQPDLLYACRCSRTQILGQSADGIYSGACHSQNLDFEAPESAWRAHVGASAIVSFTDLWLGPVAMDLARELGDFVVRKKDGLPAYQVGSIVDDVRLGVTLVVRGLDLLPSTAAQRWLAAQTPETSRFLQTRMVHHSLLPAPDGSKLSKSQQQPLDRGIMQESASPRPVFEAVARLLNLPPEAGRSLAALRAAFENATIS, encoded by the coding sequence ATGCCGTATTCAGCTCCTGTGGTGTCACGTTTGGCGCCCACCCCCAGTGGGTATCTGCACCTGGGAAATGCCGTCAACTTTCTCTTAACCTGGCTGATTGTACGCCGGGGCTACGGCGTGCTGCACCTGCGCATCGACGATTTGGACCGCGCCCGGCTGCGGCCGGCCTACGTGGAAAATATCTTCCGCACCATCGAGTGGCTGGGCATCGACTACGACCACGGCCCCAGCAGCCCCGAGGATTTTGAGCGTAACTTCTCCCAGCTGCATCACCTGGGCGAATACGAGGACTTCTTGCAGGCCCTGCGGCAGCAGCCGGACCTGCTGTACGCCTGCCGCTGCTCCCGCACCCAGATCCTGGGCCAGTCGGCTGATGGTATCTATTCCGGTGCCTGTCACTCCCAAAACTTAGATTTTGAGGCCCCGGAATCGGCGTGGCGGGCCCATGTGGGCGCTTCCGCCATTGTTTCCTTTACCGATTTGTGGCTGGGGCCAGTGGCTATGGACCTGGCCCGGGAATTGGGCGACTTCGTGGTGCGCAAAAAGGACGGCCTGCCGGCGTACCAGGTAGGCTCCATCGTGGACGACGTGCGGCTGGGCGTGACGCTCGTCGTGCGGGGCCTGGATTTGCTGCCCAGCACAGCGGCCCAACGCTGGCTGGCTGCCCAAACCCCCGAAACCAGCCGCTTCCTGCAAACCCGAATGGTGCATCACAGTCTGCTGCCCGCTCCTGATGGCAGTAAGCTGTCCAAGTCGCAGCAACAGCCCCTGGACCGGGGCATTATGCAGGAATCCGCGTCGCCCCGGCCGGTTTTCGAAGCCGTAGCCAGGCTGCTGAATCTTCCCCCGGAAGCCGGCCGCTCCCTGGCTGCCCTGCGCGCGGCGTTTGAAAATGCGACCATTAGCTGA
- a CDS encoding TonB-dependent receptor plug domain-containing protein produces MRYAATFCFLLACPARVWAQQLVPGAADSTMRHLSLREVVVTATRTERALTDVPIPVTVVSQQQIRAMGALRLGDVLREQTGLTTVNDHGQGIQMQGLNPEYTLILVDGEPLIGRTAGTLELSRVAVGNIQRVEVVKGPASALWGSEALAGVVNIITDKPQPGTRGDLRLRYGTNGTLDAGGTFSTKGERLGLSVFGNRYSSQGYTLGATSNGPTVPPFASYTAQSRLTYQLGARTNVSLGGRYFTESQTSDLTVSGETGGPAAVRATSRQYDYNLTPVLTHRFTDQLLTTVRLYHSGYRTREKYTYHTDGQLYDESYFHQTFTRPELQADWQLRPNQTLTTGVGYLLETVEATRYEQRQQLRAHFLYAQHDWLLTERLNLVLGARYDGHSQYAGQFSPKVSGRYQVRPWLAVRGSAGRGYRAPDFRQLYLNFSNPVVGYSVFGTNQVRAKVAQLAEQGQLAIDGETGRPVVYEAVLAQASGLTAESSVAYNLGLQLDSNEKTRLTLNAFRNDLRNLIETATVALKTNGQAVYSYRNVTRAYTQGLEADGRYRLTPQLTLSGGYQLLFAKDKSVVDKLAAGTVYRKDPQTQETQRVTPEDYGGLYNRSRHSLNVKAFYENTRAGWSASARGIYRGRYGFGDLNGNTILDAAAEYVPGYWLLNVAAAKTFRQRLSLQAGIDNVLNYTNPTYISTLPGRLYYASLALELGKRP; encoded by the coding sequence ATGCGTTACGCTGCTACTTTCTGCTTTCTGCTGGCTTGCCCGGCCCGGGTGTGGGCTCAGCAGCTGGTACCCGGCGCGGCCGACAGTACTATGCGCCACCTGAGTCTGCGGGAAGTAGTAGTGACGGCCACGCGCACCGAGCGCGCCCTGACCGACGTGCCGATTCCGGTGACGGTGGTGAGTCAGCAGCAAATCAGGGCCATGGGCGCGCTCCGGCTCGGCGACGTGCTGCGGGAGCAAACCGGCCTGACGACCGTCAATGACCACGGTCAGGGTATTCAGATGCAGGGCCTCAACCCCGAATACACCCTGATACTGGTGGATGGCGAGCCGCTGATTGGGCGCACGGCGGGCACCCTTGAACTCTCGCGGGTGGCCGTGGGCAACATTCAGCGGGTGGAAGTGGTGAAAGGCCCGGCTTCGGCCCTGTGGGGCTCGGAGGCATTGGCCGGCGTAGTCAACATTATTACCGACAAGCCCCAACCCGGCACTCGCGGCGACCTGCGCCTGCGCTACGGCACCAACGGCACCCTGGACGCGGGCGGCACTTTCAGCACCAAGGGCGAGCGGCTGGGCCTGAGTGTATTCGGGAACCGTTATAGTTCGCAGGGCTACACGCTGGGTGCCACCAGCAATGGGCCCACCGTGCCACCCTTTGCCAGCTACACCGCCCAGAGCCGCCTGACGTACCAGCTCGGTGCCCGCACCAATGTGAGCCTGGGCGGCCGCTACTTCACCGAAAGCCAGACCAGTGACCTGACCGTGAGTGGCGAAACCGGTGGCCCGGCGGCCGTACGGGCCACTTCCCGGCAGTACGATTACAACCTGACGCCGGTACTCACGCACCGCTTTACTGATCAGCTCCTCACGACGGTCCGGCTTTACCACAGCGGCTACCGCACCCGGGAAAAATACACCTACCACACCGACGGCCAGCTCTACGACGAATCGTATTTCCACCAGACGTTTACCCGGCCCGAGCTGCAAGCTGATTGGCAGCTGCGGCCCAACCAAACCCTGACTACGGGAGTGGGCTACCTGCTCGAAACGGTGGAAGCCACCCGCTACGAGCAGCGCCAGCAGCTGCGGGCTCACTTTCTGTACGCCCAGCACGACTGGCTGCTGACGGAGCGCCTGAACCTGGTGCTCGGGGCGCGCTACGACGGACACAGTCAGTACGCCGGGCAGTTTAGCCCCAAGGTGTCGGGGCGCTACCAGGTGCGGCCCTGGCTGGCGGTGCGGGGCTCGGCCGGCCGGGGCTACCGGGCCCCCGATTTTCGCCAGCTCTACCTGAATTTCTCCAACCCCGTGGTAGGCTACAGCGTGTTTGGCACCAATCAGGTGCGGGCTAAAGTAGCCCAGCTGGCTGAGCAGGGCCAATTGGCTATTGACGGCGAAACCGGCCGGCCGGTAGTGTACGAGGCGGTACTGGCCCAGGCCAGCGGCCTGACGGCCGAAAGCTCGGTGGCCTACAACCTGGGCTTGCAGCTCGACTCCAACGAGAAAACCCGGCTGACCCTCAATGCTTTCCGCAACGACCTGCGCAACTTGATTGAAACCGCCACGGTGGCTTTGAAAACCAATGGGCAGGCCGTGTACTCCTACCGCAACGTGACGCGGGCCTACACCCAGGGCCTGGAAGCCGACGGGCGCTACCGCCTTACGCCCCAGCTCACGCTCAGCGGAGGCTACCAACTGCTGTTTGCTAAAGATAAGAGCGTGGTCGATAAGCTGGCGGCCGGCACGGTGTACCGCAAAGACCCACAAACCCAGGAAACCCAGCGCGTGACGCCCGAGGACTACGGCGGCCTGTACAACCGCTCCCGCCACTCCCTCAACGTCAAGGCCTTTTACGAAAACACCCGGGCGGGCTGGTCGGCTAGTGCGCGGGGCATCTACCGGGGCCGCTACGGCTTCGGCGACCTGAACGGCAACACCATCCTGGACGCCGCCGCCGAGTACGTGCCCGGCTACTGGCTGCTAAACGTGGCGGCGGCCAAAACCTTCCGGCAGCGCCTGAGCCTGCAGGCCGGCATCGACAACGTGTTGAACTACACCAACCCGACCTACATCAGCACTTTGCCTGGCCGCCTGTATTACGCCAGCCTGGCACTGGAGCTGGGTAAGCGCCCCTGA
- a CDS encoding HmuY family protein, which produces MHYLFFRTALLAVAAASTLSLTSCDQDDDQTETAVKPALQAKTVTSLAPQSAVPTSTGQPGTPRHFTFYSLADGKEVPYTDSTSTKWDLAFRGTTILTNSGSSGPGQGGAQVKDGLFAELTTAPETGYAVDAAAAKAIPTGSGKGWYNYNSTTHVVSPIAGKVLVIRTAAGKYAKLEVTNYYKDAPATPAGTEPSGYYSFRYVYQPDGSRNLQ; this is translated from the coding sequence ATGCATTACCTGTTTTTCCGCACTGCCCTGCTGGCCGTAGCCGCTGCTTCCACGCTCAGCCTGACTTCCTGCGACCAAGACGACGACCAGACTGAAACGGCCGTGAAGCCCGCTCTGCAGGCCAAAACCGTGACTAGCCTGGCTCCGCAGTCGGCTGTCCCAACCAGCACCGGCCAGCCCGGCACACCCCGGCACTTCACGTTCTACAGTCTCGCCGACGGCAAGGAAGTGCCCTACACCGACTCGACCAGCACCAAGTGGGACCTGGCTTTCCGGGGCACGACCATCCTGACCAACAGCGGCAGCAGCGGCCCTGGGCAGGGTGGGGCCCAGGTGAAAGACGGACTGTTTGCGGAGCTGACCACGGCCCCAGAAACCGGCTATGCCGTGGATGCCGCCGCGGCCAAAGCTATTCCCACGGGCTCGGGCAAGGGCTGGTACAACTACAATTCTACCACCCACGTGGTGTCGCCCATTGCCGGCAAGGTGCTGGTCATCCGGACGGCTGCCGGCAAATACGCCAAGCTGGAAGTGACCAACTACTACAAGGACGCCCCAGCTACGCCTGCCGGTACCGAACCCAGCGGCTACTACTCGTTCCGCTACGTGTACCAGCCCGACGGCAGCCGCAACCTGCAATAA
- a CDS encoding heme/hemin ABC transporter substrate-binding protein, producing the protein MLLRFSTFLKAGLLLGLLLLSVASRAAAPVRIVSLSGTVSEIICDLGLQSQLVGVDVTSTFPAALTKLPKVGHNRNISAEGVLALSPTIVVGTTESLKPEVVSQLKSAGITVQLFTQEYSVAGTKKLIQQVAATFNASAKAPALLQKLDADLVKIRKPAKAPKVLFIYARGSGTMMVAGQNTPLEKVIGLAGGQNAATGFTDFKPLTAEALVAANPDVLLLFDSGLESLGGKAGLLQVPGVAQTNAGRTGRVVEMDGQLLSGFGPRLGQATAELASKLSK; encoded by the coding sequence ATGCTTCTTCGTTTTTCCACTTTCCTCAAAGCCGGCCTGCTGCTGGGCCTGTTACTGCTGAGCGTAGCCAGTCGGGCCGCTGCGCCGGTGCGCATCGTGTCGCTCAGCGGCACGGTAAGCGAAATTATCTGTGACCTGGGCCTGCAAAGCCAGCTGGTGGGTGTAGACGTAACCAGTACGTTTCCGGCGGCCCTGACCAAGCTGCCCAAGGTAGGCCACAACCGCAACATCTCGGCCGAGGGCGTGCTGGCCCTGAGCCCGACCATCGTGGTGGGTACCACCGAATCGTTGAAGCCCGAAGTGGTGAGCCAGCTGAAGTCGGCCGGCATTACGGTGCAGCTGTTTACCCAGGAATACTCGGTAGCGGGCACCAAAAAACTGATTCAGCAAGTGGCCGCCACGTTTAATGCCTCGGCCAAAGCCCCGGCCCTGCTGCAAAAGCTGGACGCCGATTTGGTCAAAATCCGCAAGCCCGCCAAGGCGCCTAAGGTGCTGTTCATTTACGCCCGGGGCAGCGGTACGATGATGGTAGCGGGCCAGAACACGCCCCTGGAAAAGGTTATCGGGCTGGCCGGCGGGCAAAACGCGGCTACCGGCTTCACCGACTTCAAACCCCTGACCGCCGAAGCCCTGGTAGCTGCCAACCCCGACGTGCTCCTGCTCTTCGACAGCGGCCTGGAAAGCCTGGGCGGTAAGGCAGGCCTGCTACAAGTGCCAGGCGTGGCCCAAACCAACGCCGGCCGCACCGGCCGCGTGGTCGAAATGGACGGGCAGCTGCTCTCGGGTTTCGGCCCGCGCCTGGGCCAGGCCACCGCCGAACTAGCCAGCAAGCTGAGCAAGTAA
- a CDS encoding heme ABC transporter ATP-binding protein, giving the protein MLGSTVPDNKQRTPSLTTNNQQRTTSNEQPTHHMFDVQHLSYQAGRKPLLRDVSLQARPGELLAIVGANGAGKSTLLRLLSGDVAPSDGLVQFDGQPLASIPAAMLARRRAVLTQQHTLSLAFRVQELVLMGRYPYFRGQPSAHDYAVVADALATVGLSALAERSYPTLSGGEQQRAQLARVLAQVWEAELGFLLLDEPLTGLDLNHQHHTLDVARALVQRGFGVVAVLHDLNLAAQYADQVLVLRQGAVVASGVPAAVLTAAHIEHAFDIAVELLPHPSLDCPLIVPRPRAGVGAAFSL; this is encoded by the coding sequence TTGTTAGGCTCAACGGTTCCTGACAACAAACAACGAACACCTTCCCTGACAACGAACAACCAACAACGAACAACTAGCAACGAACAACCAACTCACCACATGTTCGACGTTCAACATCTGAGCTACCAGGCTGGCCGCAAGCCGCTGCTGCGCGACGTGTCATTGCAGGCCCGGCCGGGCGAGTTGCTGGCTATTGTGGGCGCCAATGGAGCCGGTAAATCCACGCTGCTGCGCCTGCTCAGCGGCGACGTAGCGCCCAGCGACGGGCTGGTGCAGTTTGACGGGCAGCCGCTGGCTTCAATTCCGGCTGCCATGCTGGCCCGGCGCCGGGCCGTGCTGACCCAGCAGCACACGTTGTCGTTGGCCTTCCGGGTGCAAGAGCTGGTACTGATGGGCCGCTATCCGTATTTCCGCGGCCAACCCAGTGCCCACGACTATGCCGTCGTGGCCGATGCCTTGGCTACTGTGGGCTTGAGTGCGCTGGCCGAGCGCAGCTACCCCACGCTCTCGGGCGGGGAACAGCAGCGGGCCCAGTTGGCGCGGGTGCTGGCCCAGGTGTGGGAGGCGGAGCTGGGTTTTTTGCTGCTCGATGAACCCCTAACCGGCCTCGACCTCAACCACCAGCACCACACCCTCGACGTGGCCCGGGCGCTGGTTCAGCGCGGGTTCGGCGTGGTGGCTGTGCTGCACGATCTGAACCTGGCCGCCCAGTACGCCGACCAGGTGCTGGTGCTGCGCCAAGGGGCTGTAGTTGCCAGCGGCGTGCCGGCCGCCGTGCTTACCGCTGCTCATATTGAGCATGCCTTCGACATTGCCGTGGAGCTGCTCCCGCATCCAAGTCTGGATTGTCCGCTCATCGTGCCCCGGCCCCGGGCCGGCGTTGGGGCGGCTTTTTCTTTGTAA
- a CDS encoding hemin-degrading factor encodes MSVTDLPTHVASLAERWAQFKLDNPKSRIRDAAQQLGTSEAELLATQCSGQPDAAVVRLTTDFANLLGQVPALGRVMALTRNDSVVHERKGAYEKVSVKGPMGLVLGEDIDLRLFMSHWQFGFAVTENDRRSLQFFTQDGEAVHKIYLTEDSNAAAYNELVSHFRAPEQAPELTTLPAPEPAAETPDADIDVAGFRDAWRALTDTHDFFGMLRQFSVSRTQALRLGPPELVQRLDNTAIVRGLEAAAASGLNIMLFVASRGCIQIHTGPVQRLVTAGPWFNVLDPEFNLHLKLGDVAETWLVKKPTTEGLVHSLELYDAQGRNLLLFFGKRKPGIPEQDAWRELVTGL; translated from the coding sequence ATGTCCGTTACCGATCTGCCTACCCATGTGGCTTCCCTCGCCGAGCGGTGGGCCCAGTTCAAGCTCGATAATCCCAAAAGCCGCATCCGCGACGCGGCCCAGCAGCTGGGAACCAGTGAAGCCGAGTTGCTAGCCACCCAGTGCTCGGGCCAGCCCGACGCGGCAGTAGTGCGCCTGACCACCGACTTTGCCAACCTGCTGGGCCAGGTGCCCGCGCTGGGTCGGGTGATGGCCCTTACCCGCAACGACAGCGTAGTGCACGAGCGCAAGGGCGCTTACGAAAAGGTGTCGGTGAAGGGGCCGATGGGCCTGGTGCTAGGCGAGGATATCGACCTGCGCCTGTTTATGAGCCACTGGCAGTTCGGCTTTGCCGTGACTGAAAACGACCGCCGCAGCCTGCAGTTTTTCACCCAGGATGGGGAGGCCGTCCACAAAATCTACCTGACCGAGGACAGCAACGCGGCGGCCTACAACGAGCTGGTCAGCCACTTCCGGGCCCCGGAGCAAGCCCCCGAGCTAACGACCCTGCCCGCTCCGGAGCCGGCCGCCGAAACCCCCGACGCCGACATCGACGTGGCCGGCTTCCGCGACGCCTGGCGCGCCCTGACCGACACCCACGACTTTTTCGGAATGCTGCGCCAGTTCAGCGTGAGTCGTACCCAGGCCCTGCGCCTGGGCCCGCCGGAACTGGTGCAGCGCCTCGACAACACGGCCATCGTGCGGGGCCTCGAAGCGGCGGCGGCTAGTGGGCTGAACATTATGCTGTTTGTAGCCAGCCGCGGCTGCATCCAGATTCACACCGGCCCGGTGCAGCGCCTGGTGACGGCCGGGCCCTGGTTCAATGTGCTGGACCCCGAGTTCAACCTCCACCTCAAGCTAGGCGACGTGGCCGAAACCTGGCTAGTCAAGAAGCCCACCACCGAAGGCCTAGTGCATTCCCTGGAGCTCTACGACGCCCAGGGCCGCAACCTGCTGCTGTTTTTTGGCAAGCGCAAGCCAGGCATTCCTGAACAGGACGCGTGGCGGGAGCTGGTAACCGGCTTATAA
- the nfi gene encoding deoxyribonuclease V (cleaves DNA at apurinic or apyrimidinic sites) gives MYRPYHPPADPQLVRELTQTQQELRTHVRLLPLTHEPRFIAGCDSSFPTPETILSVFVVLRFPSLELVEKVYHTGPVEVPYVPGFLSFREAPNVLRAYDKLQQKPDIIMVDGHGIAHPRRMGIAAHIGVMLDMPSFGVAKQKLTGNFTEPAATKGSISPLTDKSGELLGEVIRSKDKVLPLFVSPGHRCDQATATRLTLACLRGYKLPEPTRLADHWAEEFKKELR, from the coding sequence TTGTACCGCCCCTACCACCCGCCCGCCGACCCGCAGCTTGTGCGCGAGCTGACCCAGACCCAGCAGGAACTGCGCACCCACGTGCGCCTGTTGCCCCTCACCCACGAGCCCCGGTTCATAGCCGGCTGCGACTCGTCGTTTCCCACTCCCGAAACCATCCTATCGGTGTTCGTGGTACTGCGGTTCCCGTCGCTGGAGCTGGTAGAGAAGGTGTACCACACCGGGCCGGTGGAAGTGCCCTACGTACCGGGCTTCCTCTCGTTTCGGGAGGCGCCCAACGTGCTGCGGGCCTACGACAAGCTCCAGCAGAAGCCCGACATCATCATGGTCGATGGGCACGGTATTGCCCACCCGCGCCGTATGGGAATTGCGGCCCATATCGGCGTTATGCTAGATATGCCCAGCTTTGGGGTGGCCAAGCAAAAGCTGACCGGCAATTTCACGGAGCCCGCCGCTACCAAGGGCAGCATCAGCCCGCTCACCGACAAAAGCGGCGAGCTGCTGGGCGAGGTTATCCGCTCCAAAGACAAGGTACTGCCGCTGTTCGTGAGTCCCGGCCACCGCTGCGACCAGGCCACGGCTACGCGCCTGACGCTGGCCTGCCTGCGCGGCTACAAACTGCCCGAGCCCACCCGCCTGGCCGACCACTGGGCCGAAGAGTTTAAAAAGGAGCTGCGCTAA
- a CDS encoding glycosyltransferase family 87 protein, translating into MRTSRLTQFLLTTRFVVALYAVLTVLISFQHYFKGTINNYLIFVKPFFNLVAGKNLYLEYPEYYYDTYKYSPVFALFMGLFAWMPNWLGLLLWNVLNNTMLYTAGRRLFPEVRRQLLFLLLVFIDVMTALHNSQANCLLVGLMLWTYLNLENKKPVWAGLCLALAFLIKVYGIGIGLLFLFYPGFFRNSFWAGLWLVVLGFTPLLVVNWTEFQMIYQGWYDIVRASATGVQLSLMGVLDTWFGLHVSKGAVQLTGLVALLLPLGYWHRWSETHYRRLYVSSILIFVVIFNQMAESPTFIIPVVGFVLWFMHYRRSTPLAWPLFILVALFTSLSATDIYPHFIRDGFFDAYKIKAVPMILAWVVIQGKLLFYPRWRERLAAAAETAEQENLVLQPNA; encoded by the coding sequence ATGCGCACTTCCCGGCTTACTCAGTTTTTGCTCACGACCCGCTTTGTGGTGGCCCTCTACGCGGTCCTGACGGTGCTCATCAGCTTTCAGCACTACTTCAAGGGCACGATTAACAACTACCTGATCTTCGTCAAGCCGTTTTTCAATCTGGTGGCGGGCAAAAACCTCTACCTCGAATACCCCGAGTACTACTACGACACCTACAAGTACAGCCCGGTGTTTGCCCTGTTTATGGGCCTCTTTGCCTGGATGCCCAACTGGCTGGGGCTGCTGCTCTGGAACGTGCTCAACAACACAATGCTTTACACCGCCGGCCGCCGCCTGTTTCCCGAGGTGCGCCGGCAACTTCTGTTTCTGCTCCTGGTATTCATCGACGTGATGACGGCCCTGCACAACAGCCAGGCCAACTGCCTGCTGGTGGGCCTGATGCTGTGGACCTACCTCAACCTGGAAAACAAGAAGCCCGTGTGGGCCGGGCTGTGCCTGGCTCTGGCCTTCCTGATTAAAGTGTACGGCATCGGTATTGGGCTGCTGTTCTTGTTTTACCCGGGCTTTTTCCGCAACAGCTTCTGGGCTGGGCTCTGGCTGGTGGTGCTGGGCTTTACGCCGCTGCTGGTGGTGAACTGGACCGAGTTTCAGATGATTTACCAGGGCTGGTACGACATTGTGCGGGCCTCGGCCACGGGCGTACAGTTGTCGTTGATGGGCGTGCTCGACACCTGGTTTGGCCTGCACGTGTCGAAGGGCGCCGTGCAGCTCACGGGCCTGGTGGCGCTGCTGCTGCCCCTGGGCTACTGGCACCGCTGGAGCGAAACGCACTACCGCCGCCTCTACGTGTCGTCCATCCTGATTTTCGTGGTTATCTTCAACCAAATGGCCGAGTCGCCCACCTTTATTATTCCGGTGGTGGGCTTCGTGCTGTGGTTTATGCACTACCGCCGCAGCACGCCCCTGGCCTGGCCGCTATTCATCCTGGTAGCGCTGTTTACCAGCCTGTCGGCCACCGATATTTACCCCCACTTCATCCGCGACGGATTCTTCGACGCCTACAAAATCAAGGCCGTCCCGATGATTCTGGCCTGGGTCGTTATTCAGGGCAAGCTGCTGTTTTACCCGCGCTGGCGTGAACGGCTGGCCGCCGCAGCCGAAACGGCCGAGCAGGAAAATCTTGTATTGCAACCAAACGCCTAG